Proteins from one Telopea speciosissima isolate NSW1024214 ecotype Mountain lineage chromosome 1, Tspe_v1, whole genome shotgun sequence genomic window:
- the LOC122654376 gene encoding uncharacterized protein LOC122654376, translated as MSCRHPFLSSNHVKQVINRGLDNYHRKYIMPDSIDPLYHVCFGGMIFSYLVALPEERRHLEHQQHAKEHGGH; from the coding sequence atgagttgcaggcatCCCTTTCTCTCCAGCAATCACGTGAAACAAGTTATCAATAGAGGTTTGGATAACTATCACCGCAAGTACATCATGCCTGACTCGATTGATCCTCTCTACCATGTCTGTTTCGGTGGCATGATCTTCTCCTACCTAGTCGCTCTCCCTGAAGAGCGTCGTCATCTCGAACACCAGCAGCACGCCAAAGAACATGGCGGCCATTAA